CAGCTATATTTTCCACAGGCTGGAGAAAGACTGCAAAATAGCCCTACATAGTATCAATAATATCATGGGACTTTTCTTTCTCTGGTTTCTTTGCCGAGAAAATTCCTGCGGGGACTAAAATTTCTGAGTTATGATTATTCTTACAGGTTTTATCTTTCAGGCTTTTTCAGCATTTAAGAGGATCAGGCAGTAGATTAGAAACAGAGAGACTGTGTAAAAAATAAAAGTGCTGGCAGATAAATATTTATAATAAGTATAAGTAGTGTATATTGAGGTAAAAACATAAGAACTTTACAGTGGGGGAATTGTATACATGAAAATTAGAGTAGTTAGTTCCAGAGAGGAAATATTCACTCTCAATCCTAATGAACGCGTTGTTCACCTGGCTTTCAGGCCGTCGAACAAGGATATTTTTGCACTAGTCGAAACCTGCCCGAAAATTGAGGTAATTCAATTACCCAAATCTTACAGGCGTACGGTTTCAAAGTCCATAGAGATGTTTCTTGAGATGCAGAGGATTCAGCTTATTGAGGGCGATGTCTGGGGTCACAGAAAGGATATTAACGAGTACTACAGCATTCCTTCCTCAGTGATTGAGAAAATCAGAGAACTGAAATCAGAGGGTACACCTGCTGAGAGAATTGAAGAAAAGGTCGCAAGGGAAAGCAAACTTAACCCTGAAATGGTTGCTTACATCCTGACCAAGGAAGCTTCTGCCTGAGAATAATCCTCATGCTGAAATTTCCGCTGGACTCTTGAGTGCAGGTATAATCAATAGTATCAATTCTGAGAACACCTCTATTATCCAGGTTTCAGCTTTAACATTTGACTTAAGGAGCCTTTTCAGGCTCCCTGACCCTGGGTGGTAGCGTAAGCTCTCCACATCAGGGAGACTATATACGTTTTTTAATTGTAAACTTCTCCGTCCTGTCTCTTTTATATGATAAGTAGTTTTTTATTTACTGCTTGTTTACAGCCTCATTTTCTATATCGAAGCTTAACATGGGATAAAAGAATCTTTGATCTATTCAAATAAAAAAGTAGGAAACAGTAGTAA
The Methanosarcina thermophila TM-1 genome window above contains:
- a CDS encoding DUF1699 family protein gives rise to the protein MKIRVVSSREEIFTLNPNERVVHLAFRPSNKDIFALVETCPKIEVIQLPKSYRRTVSKSIEMFLEMQRIQLIEGDVWGHRKDINEYYSIPSSVIEKIRELKSEGTPAERIEEKVARESKLNPEMVAYILTKEASA